ACCGGCCTCGGCATCCCCGAGGTGCTCGAGGCCATCGTAACCCGCCTGCCCCCGCCCCACGGCGGCGACCCGGACGCGCCGCTCAAAGCGATGCTGGTGGACAGCTGGTACGATCCCTACCTCGGCGTCGTCGTCCTGATCCGCGTCATGGACGGCACGATCCGCAAGGGCGACAACATCAAGATGATGCGCACCGGCGGCAAGTACGGCGTCGACAAGCTCGGCGTCTTCCGCCCCGCCATGCAGGACGTGCCAGAGCTTGGCCCCGGTGAGATCGGCTTTTTCACCGGCTCGATCAAGCAGGTGCGCGACACCCGCGTCGGCGACACCATCACGCACGAGAAGAAGGGCGCGACAGAACCGCTGCCCGGCTTCAAACCCTCGATCCCCGTCGTCTTCTGCGGCCTCTTCCCGGTGGACGCCAACGACTTCGAGGACATGCGCGACGCCATCGAGAAGCTCGCGCTCAACGACGCCTCCTTCACCTACGAGATGGAAACCTCCGCCGCGCTCGGCTTCGGCTTCCGCTGCGGCTTCCTCGGCCTTCTACACCTCGAGGTGATCCGCGACCGGCTGGAGCGCGAGTATGACATCGACCTGATCACCACCGCGCCCTCGGTGATCTACCACCTCTACATGAAGGACGGGGAGCGGCGCGACTTGCACAACCCCGCCGACATGCCCGACCTGACCTACGTCGACCACGTCGAAGAGCCGCGCATCAAGGCGACCATCCTCGTGCCCGACGAATACCTCGGCGACGTGCTGAAGCTGTGCCAGGACCGGCGCGGCATCCAGATGGACCTGACCTATGTCGGCGGCCGTGCCATGGCCGTCTACGACCTGCCCCTCAACGAGGTCGTCTTCGACTTTTACGATAGGCTGAAATCGGTAACGAAGGGTTACGCCTCTTTCGATTACGCGCTGGAAGGCTACCGCGAGGACAACCTCGTGAAGATGCAGATCCTCGTCAACGACGAGCCCGTGGACGCGCTTTCGATGATGGTCCACCGCGACCGGGCCGAGATGCGCGGGCGCGCCATGTGCGAGAAGCTCAAGGACCTGATCCCGCGCCACATGTTCAAGATCCCGATCCAAGCGGCCATCGGCGGCAAGGTCATCGCGCGCGAGACGCTGTCCGCGATGCGCAAGGACGTGACGGCCAAGTGCTACGGCGGCGACGCCACGCGGAAGAAGAAGCTGCTGGAGAAGCAGAAGGCCGGCAAGAAGCGCATGCGCCAGTTCGGCAAGGTCGAGATCCCGCAGGAGGCGTTTATTTCGGCGCTGAAGATGGACAACTGAGGGTTGGCCAAGTTCGGGGGGACGCGGGTGGCTTGCACAGGCTTGGGCAGCACACCCCGCGCCACCGCAGCGTTTGCGTTGAACAACTGAGCGCCTCCCTGGGCCGTGCGGCGTTGCCGGTCAGGCGCCTTCCCCGTGATCCGGCGAAACACCCCGTGCCGCGATTGCGAAGGGGCGCACCCAGCGCGCGGCCCTGCGCGGCAGTTGCCCTCGCACCAGCAGGTCAGCCCCGCAGCGCGCCAAAGGGGCGCTGACGAAGACCGCGGGCCCGGTCATGCGGGGCAGAGCCCGGCATCCGCCGTCCTCGCCCGCCGACGGCTGATTCGCCGGGTCGCCTCGCGGGTCAGATCCAGAAGTGCCCGATCAGCCCGCCAAGGGCCATGATCGACAGGCAGACGATCATCGTCTTGACCAGATAGCCGATCGAGGGTTCCACGGGATTCATGCGCTCCCAGAGCGCAGTGAGGGGTCCAGTCAAATTCGTTTGCATGCCCCGACTGTAACGCGTCCCGCAGGGCTTTCAAGGCCGCGCTCGAAGCTTCCCTGCCATCGGCAACGGCTCATCGTCCCGCGCGGACCCGGCGCAGAGCAAGGAAAGACGCGCTTCGCCCCGTCCAAAGCGCAGCGTCGGCATGATCTGCCAGGGCGCGAACCTGTTGGTCCAGCGGCTGGCAGACGTGGTCGAGGAGGTCGGCTCAGACGGTCGCGCTGCTCCGGGGCCAGGACAGAAGCATCGGGATCAGGAAGGTCAGGATAAGCAACCGCATGACGTGATGCGCCGCCACAAAAGCCGGATCGAACCCCAGTGCCACCGAGATCGCCGCCATCGCCTCGACCCCGCCGGGAGCGAAGGCCACGATCAGAAGCGCGGGGGAAAGACCCAGCGCCAGCATCGACACCACGACCGCCAGCAGCGTTGTCGCAACGGTCACGCCGGTGACCCACAGCCCTGCCCAAAGGCTCGCGCGAAGATCGTCCCAGCCTTGTCCGGAAAAGCGCGAACCGATGAGAACGCCCATCACCAGAAACGCCGCGAAGGTCACCGTGGCCGGCATCTGGCCCGGCGTCAGGCCCAAGGCGTGACCCGCCGCGCTGAAGCCCATCCCGGCGAGAAGGAAAGCCGCCGGCATGTGAATCCTCTTGAAAACGAGCCCCAGTGTAAACGTGCCTGCGACAAGCAGGATCGCGGAGGCAATGGACATATGCGCCGCCGGCGCGAAGCTGACGCCGCTTGCCCCGAAGGCCACCGTCACGAAGATCGGTACGACGAGGGTCAGAAACAGCACCCGGATGCTCTGGACGATTGCGATGCGCGGGGTCGCGCCCTTACCTTCAAGTGAGAGGCTGAGGACGTAGCTCAGGTGCCCCGGCGCGGCGGCGAGGACTGCATCGCGGCGCTGGAAGCCCATCCAGCGGGTCAGGCCGCGCTGCGAGATTGCCATGCCGACAAGAAGCGCTGCGGCGAGGATCGCGATGGTCGCCGGCCAGCGCGCGGCGCTCGCGAGCATCTCGGGCGTCACGCTGCTGCCGATCCCGATGCCGAGCAGGATGAACGCGGTATCGCGCAGCCAATTGGGCAGCGCGACCCTGAGGCCCGACAGCCCCGCGATGGAAACCGCCGTTGCCGCGCCCGTCAGCGGTGCGGACGGGAAACCGATGAGCCAGAAAAGACCCGCTCCGACCAGCCCGACCCCCAGCGCAAGAGCGGCGCCCTTGAGATCAAGCGTCACCATAGGTCCATCGACAGGCTGACGGCGTCGGCCCCTTGTTGCGCCCCCCTTGCTGCTGCTGTTCCGGGGGATGGGCAAGAATGCCGACCGACCGCGAGAGACAGAAAAGCCCGCGGGCGCGCGACGGCGTGAAACCGAGCTGGGCATAGATCACCGCCGTCGCACCGTCGATGTTCATCCGCAGCGCGCGGCGCTTGCGGTCCGTGATCCACTGCCGTCACCAGCGCCGCCTTGAAGAGACGCGCCTGCGCCTTGTCGGACAGGCCGCTCCGCAGCATGAGCCAGATCATCCGAGAGAAGGAGAGCGTGCCGATCAGCGCGTCAATGGGGCGCCCACGAATATCGATGCGGCCCGGCTTCATGTCGACTATCGACGTGTGCCCCCAATCTCTGACATCGCTCATATCAGGCCCTCCGGTCTCAAATCCTCGATCTCTGCCTGCTCAAGCCCATGCGCTGCCCAGACCCCCGCGTTGTCCGCGCCAAGCCCGGTCGCCGGGCTTTCCGGGACGGGCCGGTCGCCGTCGATCATCGCGGGCGTGCCGCAGAGGCGCAGCGCTTCTGCGCCCGGGATCTCGTGGATGAGACCGCGAAACAGTATTTGCAGCTCTTCTAGGATCTCCGGCACCCTGAGTACAGGCCCCGTCGGAACGCCCAGCCGACTGAGAGGATCGACCCGGTCGGCGGCGGGCCTCTTCGGGATGTTGCGGAAGATCATCGCGCCCCAGATGCCGTGTCGCCGACCATCTTGGTGTGCATCCCTGCCTTTGCAAGCTTTCGCAGTGCGGCGCAAGCGTTCTGCGGGTTACAGGCGCCGCATCATGAAGACGCTCAGCGGATCGAGGCGGTAGTCCGCGAAGGGCAGGCATTCCGTGAACCCGGCCCCGGCATAAAGCCCCCGCGCGGGCAGGAAGGCCTCTTGCGTGCCGGTTTCAAGGCAGGAGCTGGTCGCGCCGCCTTCGCGGGCGCGCTCCAGCAGGTGCCGCAGGAGAGTGGCGCCCAGCCCCCGACCCCGGCAGGCGCGGGCAACGTGCATGCTTTTTAATTCGACCGCCGGACCGGGCAGCGGGCCATCGGTCAGGGGTTTAGTGCGCCCACCGCGCAGACCGCCCCCACGTCGTCGCGCAGGGCGTAGACCTGTGCACCGGCAGCCCGCAGGGCCGAAGCGGTCATGACGTGGCAGCTTTCGGGCGGCGACCCGGCGCGCATGTCCGCATGGTGCCGCGCAAGCAGGGCATCCACCGCCGTATCCGCGCCGGTTACCGGCTCCAGAGTCCAGGCAGCGCTCATGCCTCGGCCTCGGCTACGGCCTTTTCCGCCAGCGCCATCACGGCTTCGCGGGTGGCGGCCACGGCGATGAACCGGGCGTTGTGGCAGAAGCGCGCGCCGGGCACGCCGCTGGCCTGTTCCAGAGCCGTGTCGGTCAGGCCGGCCCAGGCGGCGGGCAGGTCGGCGCGGCTGTCGAAGGTGCCGGCGCTTTTGCGGATGGTGTTCAGCGCCCAGTCCCCGTCGCGCGGGTGGACGACGAACAGCAGGTGATCCGCCCCGGCTTTCTCAATCGCCGAGAGGTGCGGCATCCCCTGCGGCAGTTCCAGCACCCGGCCGGTGCCGGTTTCCGCGATGGCCGCCAGAACGCGCCCTTCGGCCCTTGCCCGCGCGGCGAGGGTGGCGACCGAGGCCTCGAGCACGGTGCGCGCAAGGCCAAGGGCCTTTTCGAAGGCCGCATCTTCCGCGTCCGGGCCACCGACGTCGAAGGCGGGCTTCATGCGCTCCAGCAGGGCCGGCAGGGTCAGAGCGGCCAGCGGCCCGGCGGCAGAGGGATCGAGCGCGCCGTTGTCCATCAGGTCGATGGGCCGGACAAGGCTGTTGTCCAGCTGCGCATGGAGCGCCGCGAGATCGGCCTCGGGCACCGCAAGCGCGCGCAGGTAGTCGGTGCCGAAATGGTGCCAGATCAACCCGAAAGAGCTGTAGGGCGCGCCGTCGGGACGCAGCGGCGCCGGTTTCTGGTGGTGATCGAACAGCCCGGCTGTGGCGTCATAGGCGCGGCCCACGTCGTAGACGATGCGTCCGGGGGCCGCTGAGGTCAGGGCGGGGTCGCGGCTTCGCAACCGGCGCGCATCGGGGTGAAGGCGGCTCAGAACGACCGTCGACAGAATCTCGTCGGCGTGAAAACCGCCGGAATGTGTGACTAGTTCGGTGAGGGTCATCGTCTGGCCTGTTTGGGTCCGGGCAGGCCGCATCGGGCCTGCGGGGCACTGTGGATCGGGATCGGGCTGGTTCGCGGCTTTTGCGTCGCGGTTTCAGAGGCCGACAAGGACCCCAAGCGTGTCCCTCTGTCAAGCCGGGGCGAGATCGGGCGAAAGGGCGGGGACCTCTCATTCCGGGAGGGCCTCGGAAAGCTGCCCGAGGGCGCGGGTCTGGCGGGCCTGCCCCTTGGCGCCGCTGCCGGGACCCTTGGCAAGTTTCCGGTTGCCCTCGGGGGCCCGGGGTGGTCCGGTGCCTTGCGGCAACCGAAGAGGACGATATGCGCAACGGTGGACAGCTTCTGGTCGAAAGTCTTGTGGGCCTTGGGGCGACGAAGGCCTTCGGGGTGCCGGGCGAAAGCTACCTCGCGGTGCTCGACGCGCTGCACGACACTGCGGGTGCGCTGGACTATGTGCTGTGCCGACAAGAGGGCGGGGCGGCCTTCATGGCGGCGGCCTGGGGCAAGCTGA
This region of Ponticoccus alexandrii genomic DNA includes:
- the lepA gene encoding translation elongation factor 4 translates to MSTPLSRIRNFSIVAHIDHGKSTLADRLIQLTGTVAERDMKAQLLDAMDIERERGITIKANTVRIDYPAKDGQTYILNLIDTPGHVDFAYEVSRSMRAVEGSLLVVDASQGVEAQTLANVYTAIEADHEIVPVLNKVDLPAAEPEKVAEQIEDVIGIDASNACLISAKTGLGIPEVLEAIVTRLPPPHGGDPDAPLKAMLVDSWYDPYLGVVVLIRVMDGTIRKGDNIKMMRTGGKYGVDKLGVFRPAMQDVPELGPGEIGFFTGSIKQVRDTRVGDTITHEKKGATEPLPGFKPSIPVVFCGLFPVDANDFEDMRDAIEKLALNDASFTYEMETSAALGFGFRCGFLGLLHLEVIRDRLEREYDIDLITTAPSVIYHLYMKDGERRDLHNPADMPDLTYVDHVEEPRIKATILVPDEYLGDVLKLCQDRRGIQMDLTYVGGRAMAVYDLPLNEVVFDFYDRLKSVTKGYASFDYALEGYREDNLVKMQILVNDEPVDALSMMVHRDRAEMRGRAMCEKLKDLIPRHMFKIPIQAAIGGKVIARETLSAMRKDVTAKCYGGDATRKKKLLEKQKAGKKRMRQFGKVEIPQEAFISALKMDN
- a CDS encoding AbrB family transcriptional regulator — its product is MVTLDLKGAALALGVGLVGAGLFWLIGFPSAPLTGAATAVSIAGLSGLRVALPNWLRDTAFILLGIGIGSSVTPEMLASAARWPATIAILAAALLVGMAISQRGLTRWMGFQRRDAVLAAAPGHLSYVLSLSLEGKGATPRIAIVQSIRVLFLTLVVPIFVTVAFGASGVSFAPAAHMSIASAILLVAGTFTLGLVFKRIHMPAAFLLAGMGFSAAGHALGLTPGQMPATVTFAAFLVMGVLIGSRFSGQGWDDLRASLWAGLWVTGVTVATTLLAVVVSMLALGLSPALLIVAFAPGGVEAMAAISVALGFDPAFVAAHHVMRLLILTFLIPMLLSWPRSSATV
- a CDS encoding GNAT family N-acetyltransferase — its product is MHVARACRGRGLGATLLRHLLERAREGGATSSCLETGTQEAFLPARGLYAGAGFTECLPFADYRLDPLSVFMMRRL
- a CDS encoding MYG1 family protein; translated protein: MTLTELVTHSGGFHADEILSTVVLSRLHPDARRLRSRDPALTSAAPGRIVYDVGRAYDATAGLFDHHQKPAPLRPDGAPYSSFGLIWHHFGTDYLRALAVPEADLAALHAQLDNSLVRPIDLMDNGALDPSAAGPLAALTLPALLERMKPAFDVGGPDAEDAAFEKALGLARTVLEASVATLAARARAEGRVLAAIAETGTGRVLELPQGMPHLSAIEKAGADHLLFVVHPRDGDWALNTIRKSAGTFDSRADLPAAWAGLTDTALEQASGVPGARFCHNARFIAVAATREAVMALAEKAVAEAEA